The Populus trichocarpa isolate Nisqually-1 chromosome 2, P.trichocarpa_v4.1, whole genome shotgun sequence genome has a window encoding:
- the LOC7480710 gene encoding oxygen-evolving enhancer protein 2, chloroplastic, producing the protein MASTACFLHHHALTTPARSTSSSQRQVVNLKPAQLVCRAQKQAVQEEDDGVVSRRLALTVLIGAAALGSKVAPADAAYGESANIFGKPKTNTDFLPYNGDGFKLSVPAKWNPSKEREFPGQVLRYEDNFDATSNLSVMVTPTDTKSIADYGSPEEFLSKVDYLLGKQSSLFATSSEGGFDTNTVATANILETSTPVIDGKQYYFLSVLTRTADGDEGGKHQLITATVKDGKLYICKAQAGDKRWFKGARKFVESAASSFSVA; encoded by the exons ATGGCCTCCACTGCATGCTTCTTGCACCACCATGCACTAACCACTCCTGCCAGATCAACCTCATCATCACAGCGCCAAGTGGTTAACCTCAAGCCCGCCCAGCTGGTTTGCAGGGCACAGAAGCAGGCAGTACAGGAAGAGGATGACGGTGTTGTGTCTCGTAGATTGGCACTCACTGTGCTCATTGGTGCTGCTGCCCTTGGCTCAAAGGTTGCTCCCGCTGATGCTGCCTATGGTGAATCTG CCAATATTTTCGGGAAGCCAAAGACAAACACAGACTTCTTGCCCTACAATGGAGATGGATTCAAGTTGTCAGTTCCAGCAAAATGGAATCCAAGCAAAGAGAGAGAGTTCCCTGGTCAGGTTCTGAGATATGAGGACAATTTTGATGCCACCAGCAACCTTTCTGTCATGGTCACCCCAACTGACACGAAATCCATCGCCGACTACGGTTCCCCTGAGGAATTCCTCTCGAAG GTGGATTACTTGCTTGGAAAACAATCCTCCTTGTTTGCGACTTCATCTGAG GGTGGTTTCGACACCAATACCGTAGCAACGGCTAACATATTGGAGACCTCAACTCCGGTGATCGATGGGAAACAATATTACTTCTTGTCAGTGCTGACAAGGACTGCTGATGGAGATGAAGGTGGCAAGCACCAACTTATCACAGCCACTGTGAAAGATGGTAAGCTTTACATTTGCAAGGCACAAGCTGGAGACAAGAGATGGTTCAAGGGAGCAAGAAAGTTCGTGGAGAGCGCTGCAAGTTCTTTCAGTGTTGCTTAA